From a region of the Williamsia phyllosphaerae genome:
- a CDS encoding arsenic resistance protein — translation MPAPWSGRSVVATGERFQIPFYLLALAAGAALGLAAPGTAPTLEQAINPVLIVLLYATFLAVPFARIGAALRDVRFLVGAVALNFVVVPVVVFALTRFVADDRAVLVGVVLVLCAPCIDYVIVFSGLAGAASDRLLAGAPVLMLLQIALLPLYLWLFVGADVVDTIEVAPFVEAFLVLIVVPMALAATTQVLARRHRLATRVTDVMAATMVPIMMVTLAVVVASQIDAVRTRWADLVGAAVVFVAFLVVMAVLGRVAAGVARLDVPAGRALVFSGATRNSLVVLPLALALPSALALAPVVVVTQTLVELVGMIAYVRLVPRLIPAD, via the coding sequence ATGCCTGCCCCGTGGTCCGGACGCAGCGTCGTCGCCACCGGTGAGCGGTTCCAGATCCCGTTCTATCTGCTCGCCCTCGCCGCGGGCGCGGCCCTCGGCCTGGCCGCCCCCGGTACGGCTCCGACCCTCGAACAAGCGATCAACCCCGTGTTGATCGTCCTGCTCTACGCCACCTTCCTCGCCGTGCCGTTCGCGCGGATCGGCGCCGCCCTGCGCGACGTCCGTTTCCTCGTCGGCGCCGTGGCCCTCAACTTCGTCGTCGTCCCGGTCGTGGTCTTCGCGCTCACACGGTTCGTGGCGGATGACCGGGCCGTCCTCGTCGGCGTCGTCCTCGTGCTGTGCGCGCCGTGCATCGACTACGTGATCGTCTTCAGCGGGCTCGCCGGTGCCGCGTCCGATCGCCTTCTCGCCGGCGCGCCCGTGCTGATGCTGCTCCAGATCGCGCTGCTGCCGCTCTACCTCTGGCTGTTCGTGGGCGCAGACGTGGTGGACACGATCGAGGTGGCGCCGTTCGTCGAGGCGTTCCTGGTCCTGATCGTCGTGCCGATGGCCCTTGCCGCGACCACGCAGGTGCTGGCGCGTCGGCATCGGCTCGCGACGAGGGTCACCGACGTCATGGCGGCGACCATGGTCCCGATCATGATGGTGACGCTGGCCGTCGTCGTCGCCTCGCAGATCGATGCCGTCCGGACGCGCTGGGCCGACCTCGTCGGCGCCGCCGTCGTCTTCGTCGCCTTCCTGGTGGTCATGGCCGTCCTCGGACGCGTCGCGGCGGGCGTCGCCCGACTCGACGTCCCGGCCGGTCGCGCGCTCGTGTTCTCCGGTGCCACCCGCAACTCACTGGTGGTGCTTCCGCTCGCACTGGCCCTGCCGTCGGCCCTGGCCCTGGCGCCGGTCGTGGTGGTCACGCAGACACTGGTCGAGTTGGTCGGCATGATCGCCTACGTTCGCCTGGTCCCCCGTCTGATCCCGGCCGACTGA
- a CDS encoding serpin family protein has product MSSRRRLGLSVGVASVLLFSGCATDPAPPTTAQLTKAPSVTFRQIGIDQVRAESAEVVTATRDLGVALAQAEPDAGGANRVVSPWSAMTALGMVRAGADGATADELDRVLGPYRPKALAALLGQLDFIGGDPGTVDEDNPPTPPVYRQGTGAFIQNSSSLGRRYLTDLSSFFDTGVYPIDFRTPQAANAINEWIAVNTGGQITQAPIPPDPDTVLSLLSTVYLGAAWDRPFTQTIDDGTFTTGPGRTVPTAMMSQTDDFRLARGAGWTALELPYGGGGLAMQVVLPDLGASVGSTLSGAVLGAVSDGLKRARPAEVSVTMPRWKIAQTVDLTTVLEGLGARRMFTPDADLSAIGEDVFVSGAAQSATITVGEKGTVAAAVTQVPMTTTGLPPAPPDTFDADRPFVYQIVDTSTSLPLFLGVVANPTAN; this is encoded by the coding sequence ATGTCATCTCGTCGCCGACTCGGCCTGTCGGTGGGCGTCGCTAGCGTGCTGCTGTTCAGCGGGTGTGCCACCGATCCGGCGCCCCCGACCACCGCACAGCTCACCAAGGCGCCCAGCGTGACGTTCCGACAGATCGGCATAGACCAGGTCCGTGCAGAATCAGCCGAGGTGGTCACTGCTACGCGGGATCTCGGTGTTGCCCTCGCGCAGGCAGAGCCCGACGCCGGCGGCGCCAACCGGGTGGTGTCGCCGTGGAGTGCGATGACCGCTCTCGGCATGGTGCGGGCGGGCGCCGACGGGGCCACCGCCGACGAACTGGACCGGGTCCTCGGCCCGTACCGACCCAAGGCCCTGGCCGCACTGCTCGGGCAACTCGACTTCATCGGCGGCGACCCCGGCACGGTCGACGAGGACAACCCGCCGACCCCACCGGTCTATCGGCAGGGCACCGGCGCCTTCATACAGAATTCCTCCTCCCTGGGCAGGCGGTATCTCACCGACCTGAGCTCGTTCTTCGACACCGGCGTCTACCCCATCGACTTCCGCACCCCGCAGGCGGCGAATGCGATCAACGAGTGGATCGCGGTCAACACCGGCGGTCAGATCACGCAGGCTCCGATCCCACCGGACCCGGACACCGTGCTCAGTCTGCTGAGCACGGTCTACCTCGGGGCCGCCTGGGACCGACCGTTCACGCAGACGATCGACGACGGCACGTTCACCACCGGCCCGGGTCGGACGGTCCCCACGGCGATGATGTCGCAGACCGACGACTTCCGACTCGCCCGCGGGGCGGGGTGGACCGCGCTCGAACTCCCCTACGGCGGAGGTGGTCTGGCCATGCAGGTCGTGCTGCCCGACCTCGGTGCGTCGGTGGGCTCCACTCTTTCCGGCGCGGTGCTCGGGGCGGTGTCGGACGGCCTGAAGCGGGCGCGACCCGCCGAGGTGTCGGTGACGATGCCCCGCTGGAAGATCGCGCAGACCGTCGATCTGACCACGGTGCTCGAAGGCCTCGGCGCCCGACGGATGTTCACCCCGGACGCCGATCTGAGCGCGATCGGTGAGGACGTGTTCGTCTCCGGTGCTGCGCAGTCGGCGACGATCACCGTCGGCGAGAAGGGCACGGTCGCCGCGGCGGTCACGCAGGTGCCGATGACGACGACCGGCCTTCCCCCGGCGCCGCCCGACACCTTCGACGCCGACCGCCCGTTCGTGTACCAGATCGTCGACACCTCGACCTCGCTGCCACTGTTCCTCGGTGTGGTGGCCAACCCGACGGCCAACTGA
- a CDS encoding alanine racemase: MTGAFSDLAPDTPYVTVDADVLDANIAALATQTAGSGMAVRPHGKTHKCAQIARRQVAAGAVGLTVATIGEAEAFARSGIDDLFIAYPLWLTENKGARLRELSERAALRLAVDSGAGAESMARALGDARDAVEVLVEVDSGQHRTGCDPTEAGSVAARALSVGLRVVGVFTFPGHGYRPGHREETARQESAALSTAADALTSVRVDPVVRSGGSTPTVEFADPGVLTEVRPGVYPFNDAQQVALGRAGITDVSLAAMATVVHREPGRFVLDCGSKILGTERPEWVSGFGLLLDHPDAQVVALSEHHATVVTDAPVPELGSVLRVAPNHVCITVNLVDDLFLTAGGAVVDRWPVMARGANT; the protein is encoded by the coding sequence GTGACCGGCGCGTTCTCCGACCTCGCGCCGGACACCCCGTACGTGACGGTCGACGCCGACGTTCTCGACGCCAACATCGCCGCGCTCGCCACGCAGACCGCCGGATCGGGCATGGCGGTGCGTCCGCACGGAAAGACCCACAAGTGCGCGCAGATCGCTCGACGCCAGGTGGCCGCGGGAGCTGTCGGACTGACGGTCGCGACGATCGGCGAGGCCGAGGCATTCGCCCGATCGGGGATCGATGACCTGTTCATCGCCTATCCGCTCTGGCTCACCGAGAACAAGGGCGCGCGACTGCGTGAACTGTCCGAGCGGGCAGCATTGCGTCTGGCCGTCGATTCGGGCGCGGGAGCTGAGTCGATGGCGCGCGCACTCGGGGATGCGCGGGACGCCGTGGAGGTTCTGGTCGAGGTCGACAGCGGTCAGCACCGCACCGGGTGCGACCCCACGGAGGCGGGTTCGGTTGCCGCACGAGCACTCTCGGTCGGTCTGCGGGTGGTGGGAGTCTTCACGTTCCCGGGCCACGGTTATCGGCCCGGCCATCGTGAGGAGACAGCCCGTCAGGAGTCCGCAGCGCTCTCGACCGCTGCCGACGCGTTGACGTCGGTCCGGGTCGACCCCGTGGTCCGCAGCGGTGGGTCGACCCCCACGGTGGAGTTCGCCGACCCCGGCGTCCTCACCGAGGTGCGTCCCGGCGTCTACCCCTTCAACGACGCTCAACAGGTGGCATTGGGACGAGCAGGCATCACCGATGTCTCGCTGGCGGCGATGGCGACCGTGGTGCATCGCGAGCCGGGGCGGTTCGTGCTCGACTGTGGCAGCAAGATCCTGGGGACCGAGCGACCCGAGTGGGTGAGCGGTTTCGGGCTCCTGCTCGATCACCCCGATGCGCAGGTGGTGGCGCTGTCGGAGCATCACGCGACCGTGGTCACCGACGCCCCGGTCCCCGAACTCGGTTCGGTGCTGCGGGTGGCACCGAACCACGTGTGCATCACCGTCAACCTCGTCGACGACCTGTTCCTGACGGCGGGCGGTGCGGTCGTCGACCGGTGGCCGGTCATGGCCCGGGGTGCCAACACCTGA
- a CDS encoding error-prone DNA polymerase: MGWNEGPPTWAEMERVLSGRPNSGGRPGETFPGDGGDSPAWSRKRDPFQADDSARGRSATRYAELHAHTSYSFLDGASSPEDMVTEAHRLGLEALAVTDHDGFYGVVRFAEAAREWRLPTVFGAELSMQHDAARTGVNDPEGGHLLVLARGQDGYRRLSRQMAAAHMAAGEKGLLRYDMDELATAADGSWLILTGCRKGTVRQALATRGPEAAAQELRLLVDRFGRDNVAVELTTQSMPTDDERNAALAELAAAHGLVTVATTGAHFAGPDRRRLAMAMAAVRARASLDEIAGWLGPVGGAHLRSGDEMARLLAAHPEAIDNSAQIGRDCAFELRLIAPELPPFDVPNGHTEKSWLRELTMTGAANRYGSPTSNPKAYRQIEHELAVINSLNFPGYFLVVHDIVDFCKRSDILCQGRGSAANSAVCYALGVTNVDPVRNSLLFERFLSPERDGPPDIDVDIESDRREEAIQHVYATYGREYSAQVANVITYRGRSSVRDMARALGYSIGQQDAWSKQVSRWGRTVDEEENPEHDVPDDVMDLAGQIAGMPRHLGIHSGGMVICDRPIADVCPTEWARMAGRSVLQWDKDDCAAIGLVKFDLLGLGMLSALHYAIDLVAEHKDIHVDLARIDLAETAVYDMLCAADSVGVFQVESRAQMATLPRLKPRRFYDLVVEVALIRPGPIQGGSVHPYIRRRNGLEVTSYEHPSMKTALERTLGVPLFQEQLMQLAVDVAGFDASEADQLRRAMGSKRSPEKMQKLKERFYAGMEQTHGIVGDVADRVFEKMAAFANFGFPESHSQSFAALVFYSSWFKLHHPAAFCAALLRAQPMGFYSPQSLVADARRHGVRVHGPDINISLAHANLENDGLEVRMALGSVRHIGDELAQVVVDRRVADGPYRSPADLARRAELSERQLEALATAGAFDCFGGTRRQALWDAGAASLERADHLALQASGVAPTLPGMTDVELAAADAWATGVTPTVYPTQFLRPRLSAMGVVPADGLLSVRDGSRVLVAGAVTHRQRPATASGVTFINLEDETGMVNVVCSVGLWKRYRKLAQSATALMIRGTVQNAEGAVTVVAEHLQRLDLKVGTRSRDWQ, encoded by the coding sequence GTGGGCTGGAACGAGGGCCCGCCCACCTGGGCGGAGATGGAGCGGGTGCTGTCGGGGCGCCCGAACAGCGGTGGTCGGCCGGGTGAGACGTTCCCCGGCGACGGCGGTGACAGCCCCGCCTGGTCCCGTAAACGTGACCCGTTCCAGGCTGACGACAGTGCTCGGGGACGGAGCGCGACGCGCTACGCCGAACTTCACGCGCACACCTCCTACAGCTTCCTCGACGGTGCCAGCTCGCCCGAGGACATGGTCACCGAGGCACACCGCCTCGGACTCGAGGCGCTCGCCGTCACCGATCACGACGGTTTCTACGGAGTGGTCCGGTTCGCCGAGGCGGCCCGGGAGTGGCGACTCCCGACGGTGTTCGGCGCGGAACTGTCGATGCAGCACGACGCGGCCCGCACCGGCGTCAACGATCCGGAGGGCGGTCATCTGCTGGTGCTGGCCAGGGGTCAGGACGGGTACCGACGGCTGTCGAGGCAGATGGCCGCCGCACACATGGCGGCCGGTGAGAAAGGATTGCTGCGCTACGACATGGACGAGTTGGCCACCGCCGCCGACGGGTCGTGGCTGATTCTCACCGGCTGCCGGAAGGGGACCGTGCGCCAGGCCCTGGCCACCCGGGGACCCGAGGCGGCCGCACAAGAACTGCGACTGCTGGTCGATCGATTCGGCCGCGACAACGTCGCCGTCGAACTCACCACCCAGTCCATGCCGACCGACGACGAACGCAACGCCGCCCTCGCCGAACTGGCTGCGGCGCACGGTCTTGTCACCGTCGCCACCACCGGCGCCCACTTCGCGGGCCCCGACCGCCGCCGCCTGGCCATGGCCATGGCCGCGGTGCGCGCCCGGGCGAGCCTCGACGAGATCGCCGGCTGGCTCGGTCCGGTGGGCGGCGCCCACCTGCGCAGCGGCGACGAGATGGCGCGGCTACTGGCCGCCCACCCCGAGGCCATCGACAACTCGGCGCAGATAGGTCGCGACTGTGCCTTCGAGTTGCGCCTGATCGCACCGGAACTACCGCCGTTCGACGTCCCGAACGGACACACCGAGAAGTCGTGGCTGCGAGAGCTCACGATGACCGGCGCCGCGAACCGTTACGGATCACCGACGTCGAACCCCAAGGCGTACCGGCAGATCGAGCACGAACTCGCGGTCATCAACTCGCTGAACTTCCCGGGCTATTTCCTCGTGGTCCACGACATCGTCGACTTCTGCAAGCGCTCCGACATCCTCTGTCAGGGGCGGGGGAGTGCCGCCAACTCCGCGGTCTGTTACGCGCTCGGGGTCACCAACGTCGACCCCGTACGCAACAGCCTGCTGTTCGAACGCTTCCTGTCCCCGGAACGGGACGGTCCGCCCGACATCGATGTCGACATCGAGTCCGATCGCCGTGAGGAGGCCATTCAGCACGTGTACGCCACCTACGGCCGTGAGTACAGCGCCCAGGTGGCCAACGTCATCACCTACCGTGGTCGGTCGTCGGTGCGGGACATGGCTCGCGCACTGGGGTATTCGATCGGTCAGCAGGATGCGTGGAGCAAGCAGGTGAGCCGGTGGGGCCGCACCGTCGATGAGGAGGAGAACCCGGAGCACGATGTCCCCGACGACGTCATGGATCTCGCCGGGCAGATCGCGGGGATGCCGCGACACCTCGGCATCCACTCCGGCGGCATGGTCATCTGCGATCGCCCCATCGCCGACGTCTGCCCCACCGAATGGGCGCGGATGGCCGGTCGCAGTGTGCTGCAGTGGGACAAGGATGACTGTGCCGCAATCGGTCTGGTGAAGTTCGATCTGCTCGGTCTCGGCATGCTCTCGGCGCTGCACTACGCCATCGACCTCGTCGCCGAGCACAAGGACATCCACGTCGACCTCGCGCGGATCGATCTCGCGGAGACCGCGGTGTACGACATGCTCTGCGCCGCCGACTCGGTCGGTGTGTTCCAGGTTGAGTCGCGGGCGCAGATGGCGACGCTGCCCCGGCTCAAACCGAGACGGTTCTACGACCTGGTGGTGGAGGTCGCGCTGATCCGCCCCGGTCCCATCCAGGGCGGGTCGGTGCACCCCTACATCCGACGACGCAACGGGCTCGAGGTCACCAGCTACGAGCACCCGTCGATGAAAACCGCGTTGGAACGCACGCTGGGCGTGCCGCTGTTCCAGGAACAGTTGATGCAGCTGGCCGTCGACGTCGCCGGTTTCGACGCGTCCGAGGCCGATCAACTGCGTCGCGCGATGGGGTCGAAGCGGTCGCCGGAGAAGATGCAGAAGCTCAAGGAGCGGTTCTACGCCGGGATGGAACAGACCCACGGGATCGTCGGCGACGTGGCCGACCGAGTGTTCGAGAAGATGGCCGCCTTCGCCAACTTCGGTTTCCCGGAGAGTCATTCGCAGAGTTTCGCGGCGCTGGTCTTCTACTCGTCGTGGTTCAAGCTGCACCATCCCGCGGCGTTCTGTGCCGCGCTGCTGCGGGCGCAGCCGATGGGTTTCTACTCGCCGCAGTCGCTGGTGGCCGACGCCCGGAGGCACGGCGTCCGCGTGCACGGACCCGACATCAACATCTCCCTGGCCCACGCGAACCTGGAGAACGACGGGCTCGAGGTCCGGATGGCTCTCGGTTCGGTGCGGCACATCGGTGACGAGCTGGCGCAGGTCGTCGTCGACCGTCGGGTGGCCGACGGTCCGTACCGCAGCCCGGCCGATCTCGCCCGCAGGGCCGAGTTGAGCGAACGCCAACTCGAGGCGCTCGCCACCGCAGGTGCCTTCGACTGCTTCGGCGGAACCCGTCGGCAGGCGCTGTGGGACGCGGGTGCGGCGTCGCTGGAACGTGCCGATCACCTGGCGTTGCAGGCGTCGGGTGTCGCGCCCACGCTGCCCGGGATGACCGACGTCGAACTCGCCGCGGCCGATGCGTGGGCCACCGGGGTGACGCCGACGGTCTACCCGACGCAGTTCCTCCGGCCGCGGCTGTCGGCGATGGGGGTCGTCCCGGCCGACGGGTTGCTGTCGGTGCGTGACGGGTCCCGGGTGCTCGTGGCGGGCGCCGTCACCCATCGCCAACGACCCGCCACCGCGTCGGGGGTCACGTTCATCAACCTCGAGGACGAGACCGGCATGGTCAATGTCGTCTGTTCGGTCGGATTGTGGAAGCGATACCGCAAGCTCGCCCAGAGCGCGACGGCCCTGATGATCCGCGGAACGGTGCAGAACGCCGAGGGTGCGGTCACCGTGGTGGCCGAACATCTGCAGCGACTCGACCTCAAGGTCGGTACCCGATCCCGCGACTGGCAGTGA
- a CDS encoding DNA polymerase Y family protein → MTGRRTLAVWCPDWPAVAAAADADMSPDQPVAVISANRVVTCSATARAMGVRRGMRKRESQARCPSLYVVTVDAGRDGRHFDPVVAAVAEVIPTVEVLRPGLMVLPAAGAARYFDGEEVAAEKLIDVISACGVESQTGIADELFTSVVAARHGQIVPTGSDAEFLAGLPISELGAEPSLSADDRDQLIDLLWRLGVRTVGGFAQLASSDVATRFGSDAVVAHRAARAMPGRQPSGRLSATDVVISHECDPPIDRVDAAAFVGRRLADELHRALMAAAVACTRLTVHATTTGGQHSSRTWRCAEPLTPEATADRIRWQLDGWLSGKAGDRPDSPIASLRLEPVELVDSGALQFGFRGAGIPGGDGEVADRARRALVRVQGLLGGEAVRVPVRSGGRGTAERITLVPLGDELTPRSDPDAPWPGRVPEPAPSVLLSAPVRVCDMYDEPVQVTRRGVFSAEPTTVIWGSRTWELRWWAGPWPADEQWWASPSEQVGTHARAQVLLDDSRALLLRYQQQNWTVEGVYE, encoded by the coding sequence ATGACCGGACGACGCACCCTCGCGGTGTGGTGCCCCGACTGGCCCGCGGTGGCCGCCGCGGCCGACGCCGACATGTCCCCGGACCAGCCCGTGGCGGTGATCTCGGCCAACCGGGTGGTCACCTGCTCGGCCACCGCCCGCGCGATGGGCGTCCGACGCGGGATGCGCAAGCGGGAGTCCCAGGCCCGGTGCCCGAGCCTGTACGTGGTCACCGTCGACGCCGGCCGCGACGGACGCCACTTCGACCCGGTGGTCGCGGCGGTGGCCGAGGTGATCCCGACGGTCGAGGTGCTGCGGCCGGGGCTGATGGTGTTGCCCGCCGCCGGGGCGGCCCGGTATTTCGACGGTGAGGAGGTGGCCGCCGAGAAGCTGATCGACGTGATCTCCGCCTGCGGGGTGGAATCGCAGACGGGGATCGCCGACGAACTGTTCACCAGCGTCGTCGCCGCGCGTCACGGACAGATCGTGCCGACCGGCTCCGACGCGGAGTTCCTTGCCGGCCTGCCGATCTCGGAACTCGGTGCGGAGCCGAGTCTGTCCGCCGACGATCGCGATCAGTTGATCGATCTGCTGTGGCGGCTCGGGGTGCGCACCGTGGGCGGGTTCGCGCAGTTGGCCTCGAGCGATGTCGCGACGCGTTTCGGTTCCGACGCCGTGGTGGCCCATCGTGCCGCCCGTGCGATGCCGGGCCGGCAACCCTCGGGGCGGCTGTCGGCGACCGACGTCGTCATCTCCCACGAGTGCGATCCGCCCATCGACCGGGTCGACGCGGCCGCGTTCGTGGGTCGCCGGTTGGCCGACGAGTTGCATCGGGCGCTGATGGCGGCCGCGGTGGCCTGCACCCGCCTCACCGTCCACGCGACGACCACCGGTGGTCAGCACTCCTCGCGCACCTGGCGCTGTGCCGAACCGTTGACCCCGGAGGCCACCGCCGACCGCATCCGCTGGCAACTCGACGGATGGCTCAGCGGCAAGGCCGGGGACCGTCCGGATTCCCCCATCGCGTCGTTGCGTCTGGAACCGGTCGAGCTGGTGGATTCCGGTGCGCTGCAGTTCGGTTTCCGCGGCGCGGGTATCCCCGGAGGGGATGGTGAGGTGGCCGACCGGGCCCGCCGCGCACTGGTCCGGGTGCAGGGACTGCTCGGTGGTGAGGCGGTCCGGGTGCCGGTGCGCAGTGGTGGTCGGGGTACGGCCGAGCGGATCACCCTGGTCCCGTTGGGGGACGAGCTGACCCCGCGTTCGGACCCGGATGCGCCCTGGCCGGGGCGGGTCCCAGAGCCGGCCCCGTCGGTGTTGCTCAGCGCCCCGGTGCGGGTGTGCGACATGTACGACGAGCCGGTGCAGGTCACCCGACGCGGCGTGTTCAGCGCCGAGCCGACCACCGTGATCTGGGGATCGCGTACCTGGGAGCTGCGGTGGTGGGCCGGTCCGTGGCCCGCCGACGAGCAGTGGTGGGCGAGTCCCTCCGAGCAGGTGGGAACGCACGCGAGAGCCCAGGTGCTGCTGGATGATTCGCGGGCACTGCTGCTGCGGTACCAACAGCAGAACTGGACCGTCGAGGGTGTCTACGAATGA
- a CDS encoding SDR family oxidoreductase produces the protein MSSYFITGATGFIGRRVLPRLLAAQPDAVVYALIRPRSVEGFTDIATGWDGSGRLHLVPGDLTADALGIADDAAIPDHVDHVLHLGAVYDMTADATSQQAANVEGTSRVADFALAHDAMMHHVSSIAVSGDHRGIYTEDDFDLGQRFPTPYHRTKFGAEKAVRERAGLRWRVYRPAIVVGDSTTGEMNKIDGPYYFFGHLRRLGTLPSGATVPMPNLGDTNVVPVDFVADAIVALLGHRPDQTGRVYHLVDPDRRSITDLYNAVAPAFGGPRGRHVIPRRIVAPVVAAGSRGVIRTARDLVALQQKIPPAVLDTTELPAVFITARTTPVLDRYGISVPDLAEYGPRLFEYWAENLDPNRFARTDPRGPLVGKHVLITGGSAGIGLETARICARKGATVFILARKQDDLDTAVRDIGSDLRTAPTDPDAPTGSVHAYVCDITDAEAVAVTVKTILTEHDHVDVLVNNAGRSIRRATINATDRSHDYHRTMAVNYFGAVEMVLALLPHMTGRRIGHIVNVSSIGVQARGPRFAAYVASKSALEAFSDITAAETLSDRVTFTNIHMPLTRTRMIAPTDSYDKALALTAEKAAAIVVRGIVEKPKRIDTPLGTLAQVGQFLLPGLTARVQHQGFLLFGESTAAQGKAEPTDVVAADGTTAASAAPVSPTMSIVHSVRDRAQAVAHPVKSAVVDSGARRIVRRSLNLVPGVHW, from the coding sequence ATGAGCAGCTACTTCATCACCGGCGCGACCGGTTTCATCGGCCGTCGCGTCCTACCACGTCTGCTCGCCGCGCAGCCCGACGCAGTGGTGTACGCACTGATCCGCCCCCGGTCGGTCGAGGGCTTCACCGACATCGCCACCGGGTGGGACGGCTCGGGCCGGCTGCATCTGGTGCCCGGCGATCTGACGGCCGACGCGTTGGGTATCGCCGACGACGCCGCGATCCCCGACCACGTCGATCACGTGCTGCACCTCGGCGCCGTCTACGACATGACCGCCGACGCGACCAGTCAGCAGGCCGCGAACGTCGAGGGCACCTCCCGGGTCGCCGACTTCGCGCTGGCACACGACGCGATGATGCATCACGTCTCGTCGATCGCGGTGTCGGGCGATCACCGCGGTATCTACACCGAGGACGATTTCGATCTCGGTCAGCGCTTCCCCACGCCCTATCACCGCACCAAGTTCGGGGCCGAGAAGGCGGTCCGCGAACGAGCCGGGTTGCGGTGGCGCGTCTACCGCCCGGCGATCGTGGTCGGCGACTCCACGACCGGAGAGATGAACAAGATCGACGGTCCCTACTACTTCTTCGGCCATCTGCGTCGCCTGGGCACATTACCTTCTGGCGCAACGGTTCCGATGCCCAATCTGGGGGACACGAATGTCGTGCCGGTCGACTTCGTGGCCGATGCGATCGTAGCGTTGCTCGGACACCGGCCGGACCAGACCGGTCGGGTGTACCACCTCGTCGACCCGGACAGGCGGTCGATCACCGATCTGTACAACGCGGTGGCCCCGGCGTTCGGCGGCCCCCGCGGACGCCACGTGATCCCCCGACGCATCGTCGCCCCGGTGGTGGCGGCCGGCAGCCGTGGCGTGATCCGGACCGCACGCGATCTCGTTGCGCTGCAACAGAAGATCCCACCCGCAGTGCTCGACACGACCGAACTGCCCGCCGTGTTCATCACCGCGCGGACCACCCCGGTGCTCGATCGGTACGGCATCTCGGTGCCCGATCTCGCCGAGTACGGCCCGCGACTCTTCGAGTACTGGGCCGAGAACCTCGACCCGAACCGGTTCGCCCGCACCGACCCCCGCGGTCCGCTGGTGGGCAAGCACGTACTGATCACCGGCGGATCGGCCGGTATCGGACTCGAGACGGCCCGTATCTGCGCCCGCAAGGGCGCCACGGTGTTCATCCTCGCCCGCAAGCAGGACGACCTCGACACCGCGGTGCGTGACATCGGTTCTGACCTGCGCACCGCACCGACGGACCCGGACGCGCCGACCGGATCGGTACACGCCTACGTCTGTGACATCACCGACGCCGAGGCGGTCGCGGTGACCGTGAAGACGATCCTTACCGAGCACGATCACGTCGACGTGCTGGTCAACAACGCCGGACGGTCCATCCGCCGGGCCACCATCAACGCCACCGACCGCTCGCACGACTACCACCGCACCATGGCGGTCAACTACTTCGGTGCGGTCGAGATGGTGCTGGCGTTGCTCCCCCACATGACGGGTCGCCGCATCGGCCACATCGTCAACGTGTCCAGCATCGGCGTACAGGCCCGCGGCCCACGGTTTGCCGCCTACGTCGCGTCGAAGTCGGCACTGGAGGCGTTCAGCGACATCACCGCGGCGGAGACACTGTCCGATCGCGTCACGTTCACCAACATCCACATGCCGCTGACCAGGACCCGGATGATCGCGCCCACCGACTCCTACGACAAGGCCCTGGCGCTGACGGCCGAGAAGGCCGCCGCGATCGTGGTCCGCGGCATCGTGGAGAAGCCCAAACGCATCGACACCCCGTTGGGCACCCTGGCGCAGGTCGGCCAGTTCCTTCTACCCGGTCTGACCGCGCGAGTCCAGCACCAGGGGTTCCTGCTGTTCGGTGAATCGACTGCGGCACAGGGAAAGGCCGAGCCGACCGATGTGGTGGCCGCCGACGGCACAACCGCTGCGTCGGCGGCGCCGGTGTCGCCGACGATGTCGATCGTGCACAGCGTGCGCGACCGTGCGCAGGCCGTGGCCCACCCGGTGAAGTCCGCGGTGGTCGACAGCGGTGCGCGACGGATCGTCCGCCGTTCGCTCAACCTGGTCCCCGGGGTGCACTGGTGA